From the genome of Nicotiana sylvestris chromosome 2, ASM39365v2, whole genome shotgun sequence, one region includes:
- the LOC104217071 gene encoding uncharacterized protein isoform X2: protein MEIIGKFPLIDLGSDYFIVKFNNEENIITALQNGPWFVNGFFLSIKKWEPNFIASEATQERSAIWIGNTIGRLLKIDACTSATLREKYARLCVEMPLDEPVQTCIFIGKYMHQIIYEGEQILGKLCGRLGHTIQCCTHTKAPSLPTDAEVQAVTTINYTNDQWQTVSFDRRRRTPPRMTRKNQYHPLIQHTISQGGDRGAC, encoded by the exons ATGGAAATCATCGGAAAATTTCCTCTCATTGATCTTGGATCTGATTACTTCATTGTGAAATTTAACAACGAGGAAAACATTATCACTGCATTACAGAATGGTCCATGGTTTGTCAATGGTTTTTTCCTCTCTATAAAGAAATGGGAACCAAATTTCATCGCAAGCGAGGCAACACAGGAAAGATCAGCTATTTGGATAGGCAACACCATTGGACGGTTACTGAAGATTGATGCATGTACTAGTGCAACACTACGAGAAAAATATGCACGTCTGTGTGTTGAGATGCCTCTTGACGAACCAGTCCAAACTTGCATCTTCATAGGCAAATACATGCACCAAATCATCTATGAAGGAGAGCAAATCCTCGGCAAACTCTGTGGCAGGCTAGGCCATACCATCCAGTGCTGTACCCATACTAAAGCTCCATCTCTACCCACTGACGCAGAGGTCCAAGCGGTGACCACCATCAACTACACCAATGACCAATGGCAAACTGTGTCTTTTGACAGAAGAAGGAGAACCCCTCCAAGAATGACGAGGAAGAACCAATATCATCCATTGATACAACACACAATCTCACAAGGTGGAGACCGAG GTGCTTGTTGA
- the LOC104217071 gene encoding uncharacterized protein isoform X1 has protein sequence MEIIGKFPLIDLGSDYFIVKFNNEENIITALQNGPWFVNGFFLSIKKWEPNFIASEATQERSAIWIGNTIGRLLKIDACTSATLREKYARLCVEMPLDEPVQTCIFIGKYMHQIIYEGEQILGKLCGRLGHTIQCCTHTKAPSLPTDAEVQAVTTINYTNDQWQTVSFDRRRRTPPRMTRKNQYHPLIQHTISQGGDRGINVKIFEAATGAC, from the exons ATGGAAATCATCGGAAAATTTCCTCTCATTGATCTTGGATCTGATTACTTCATTGTGAAATTTAACAACGAGGAAAACATTATCACTGCATTACAGAATGGTCCATGGTTTGTCAATGGTTTTTTCCTCTCTATAAAGAAATGGGAACCAAATTTCATCGCAAGCGAGGCAACACAGGAAAGATCAGCTATTTGGATAGGCAACACCATTGGACGGTTACTGAAGATTGATGCATGTACTAGTGCAACACTACGAGAAAAATATGCACGTCTGTGTGTTGAGATGCCTCTTGACGAACCAGTCCAAACTTGCATCTTCATAGGCAAATACATGCACCAAATCATCTATGAAGGAGAGCAAATCCTCGGCAAACTCTGTGGCAGGCTAGGCCATACCATCCAGTGCTGTACCCATACTAAAGCTCCATCTCTACCCACTGACGCAGAGGTCCAAGCGGTGACCACCATCAACTACACCAATGACCAATGGCAAACTGTGTCTTTTGACAGAAGAAGGAGAACCCCTCCAAGAATGACGAGGAAGAACCAATATCATCCATTGATACAACACACAATCTCACAAGGTGGAGACCGAGGTATTAATGTAAAAATCTTCGAAGCCGCTACAG GTGCTTGTTGA
- the LOC104217070 gene encoding uncharacterized protein isoform X1: MEGSNKHQSFFQDIKSRELHGFRVKKRPYISIESSEVDQIGALAVEHNGNTPPPMAVSFCKTSENSHILAVADEGGYVSLYNTRLKFPPSSTHQQNAEKSKMSEWVAHENAIFDVCWIKDDMNILTASGDQCVSKYLIFIKVWDAQEKQCIRALMGHTGSVKSICSHPTNQDIIVSGSRDGSFSLWDLRSSCSSSHIFSIPSIAAVHKAHVSPRQRRVKGGKATSMSITSVLYLKDEISIATAGAVDSAIKFWDTRNLKSPILQACPHPNVSSHKGKRLHGVSSLSQDLNGVFIAASCMDSRIYLYNVLQPEKGPVKTFTGCQINSFFVKSAISPDAAHVLSGSSDGNAYIWQVNKPLADPLILKNHDGEVTAVDWCPSETGKVATASDDFTVRFWNIQSSCYSNTRSPSSIRRRVMGLTNIERRKLFADEKPVSIKNDSDDCHSENLPNLTKTPEISTPESHKMKHFQSFEVEENLERTPEAASKSPSSVLNPPSSLKRTIRDYFMHSQSD; this comes from the exons ATGGAAGGATCAAATAAGCATCAATCTTTTTTCCAAGATATCAAATCAAGAGAACTTCACGGATTCCGAG TTAAAAAAAGACCATATATCAGCATTGAATCGTCTGAGGTTGACCAAATTGGTGCCCTCGCTGTTGAGCACAATGGCAACACGCCACCTCCAATGGCCGTCTCGTTCTGCAAG ACAAGTGAAAATTCACATATTCTTGCTGTTGCTGATGAGGGTGGCTATGTTAGCTTGTATAATACCAGGTTGAAATTTCCCCCTTCATCAACACACCAGCAAAATGCAG AAAAATCTAAGATGTCAGAGTGGGTCGCTCATGAAAATGCTATATTTGATGTATGTTGGATCAAG GATGATATGAATATCTTAACTGCTTCAGGCGATCAATGCGTGAGTAAATATCTGATATTT ATAAAGGTATGGGATGCACAAGAAAAGCAGTGTATTAGAGCATTAATGGGTCACACCGGGAGTGTGAAATCCATTTGTTCTCATCCTACGAATCAGG ATATTATTGTATCTGGTTCAAGAGATGGCTCCTTTTCCCTATGGGACTTGAGGAGCTCGTGCAGCAGCAGTCACATATTTTCCATACC GTCAATTGCAGCAGTCCACAAGGCTCACGTTTCTCCTCGTCAGCGGCGGGTTAAAGGTGGAAAG GCTACTTCCATGAGCATTACTTCAGTCCTTTACCTGAAAGATGAGATCTCCATTGCTACTGCTGGAGCAGTTGACAG TGCCATAAAGTTTTGGGATACCAGAAACCTGAAGAGTCCTATTCTCCAGGCATGCCCTCATCCTAATGTGTCATCCCATAAG GGAAAGCGATTACATGGAGTATCTAGTTTATCTCAAGATTTAAATGGCGTGTTTATTGCTGCTTCATGCATGGACAGCAG AATCTATCTCTACAATGTGCTTCAGCCAGAAAAAGGGCCAGTGAAAACTTTCACAGGATgccaaattaattcattttttgTTAAG TCAGCGATAAGTCCTGATGCAGCTCATGTACTCAGTGGTTCCAGTGATGGAAATGCCTATATATGGCAG GTGAACAAACCTCTAGCAGATCCCCTTATATTGAAAAACCATGATGGAGAAGTTACAGCAGTAGACTG GTGCCCATCTGAGACAGGAAAAGTTGCTACAGCATCAGATGATTTCACG GTACGCTTTTGGAACATTCAAAGCAGTTGTTACTCAAACACAAGATCTCCATCGTCCATTCGAAGAAGAGTAATGGGACTTACTAACATAGAACGTCGCAAGCTGTTCGCTGATGAAAAACCAGTGAGCATCAAGAATGACTCTGATGACTGTCATTCAGAAAACTTGCCAAATTTAACTAAGACTCCTGAAATCAGCACACCAGAGTCACATAAGATGAAACATTTtcagagttttgaagttgaagagAACTTAGAGCGAACTCCAGAAGCTGCAAGCAAGAGCCCTTCTTCGGTTCTGAATCCTCCATCCTCTTTGAAGAGGACGATTAGAGATTATTTTATGCACAGTCAATCAGATTAA
- the LOC104217070 gene encoding uncharacterized protein isoform X2 produces MEGSNKHQSFFQDIKSRELHGFRVKKRPYISIESSEVDQIGALAVEHNGNTPPPMAVSFCKTSENSHILAVADEGGYVSLYNTRLKFPPSSTHQQNAEKSKMSEWVAHENAIFDVCWIKDDMNILTASGDQCIKVWDAQEKQCIRALMGHTGSVKSICSHPTNQDIIVSGSRDGSFSLWDLRSSCSSSHIFSIPSIAAVHKAHVSPRQRRVKGGKATSMSITSVLYLKDEISIATAGAVDSAIKFWDTRNLKSPILQACPHPNVSSHKGKRLHGVSSLSQDLNGVFIAASCMDSRIYLYNVLQPEKGPVKTFTGCQINSFFVKSAISPDAAHVLSGSSDGNAYIWQVNKPLADPLILKNHDGEVTAVDWCPSETGKVATASDDFTVRFWNIQSSCYSNTRSPSSIRRRVMGLTNIERRKLFADEKPVSIKNDSDDCHSENLPNLTKTPEISTPESHKMKHFQSFEVEENLERTPEAASKSPSSVLNPPSSLKRTIRDYFMHSQSD; encoded by the exons ATGGAAGGATCAAATAAGCATCAATCTTTTTTCCAAGATATCAAATCAAGAGAACTTCACGGATTCCGAG TTAAAAAAAGACCATATATCAGCATTGAATCGTCTGAGGTTGACCAAATTGGTGCCCTCGCTGTTGAGCACAATGGCAACACGCCACCTCCAATGGCCGTCTCGTTCTGCAAG ACAAGTGAAAATTCACATATTCTTGCTGTTGCTGATGAGGGTGGCTATGTTAGCTTGTATAATACCAGGTTGAAATTTCCCCCTTCATCAACACACCAGCAAAATGCAG AAAAATCTAAGATGTCAGAGTGGGTCGCTCATGAAAATGCTATATTTGATGTATGTTGGATCAAG GATGATATGAATATCTTAACTGCTTCAGGCGATCAATGC ATAAAGGTATGGGATGCACAAGAAAAGCAGTGTATTAGAGCATTAATGGGTCACACCGGGAGTGTGAAATCCATTTGTTCTCATCCTACGAATCAGG ATATTATTGTATCTGGTTCAAGAGATGGCTCCTTTTCCCTATGGGACTTGAGGAGCTCGTGCAGCAGCAGTCACATATTTTCCATACC GTCAATTGCAGCAGTCCACAAGGCTCACGTTTCTCCTCGTCAGCGGCGGGTTAAAGGTGGAAAG GCTACTTCCATGAGCATTACTTCAGTCCTTTACCTGAAAGATGAGATCTCCATTGCTACTGCTGGAGCAGTTGACAG TGCCATAAAGTTTTGGGATACCAGAAACCTGAAGAGTCCTATTCTCCAGGCATGCCCTCATCCTAATGTGTCATCCCATAAG GGAAAGCGATTACATGGAGTATCTAGTTTATCTCAAGATTTAAATGGCGTGTTTATTGCTGCTTCATGCATGGACAGCAG AATCTATCTCTACAATGTGCTTCAGCCAGAAAAAGGGCCAGTGAAAACTTTCACAGGATgccaaattaattcattttttgTTAAG TCAGCGATAAGTCCTGATGCAGCTCATGTACTCAGTGGTTCCAGTGATGGAAATGCCTATATATGGCAG GTGAACAAACCTCTAGCAGATCCCCTTATATTGAAAAACCATGATGGAGAAGTTACAGCAGTAGACTG GTGCCCATCTGAGACAGGAAAAGTTGCTACAGCATCAGATGATTTCACG GTACGCTTTTGGAACATTCAAAGCAGTTGTTACTCAAACACAAGATCTCCATCGTCCATTCGAAGAAGAGTAATGGGACTTACTAACATAGAACGTCGCAAGCTGTTCGCTGATGAAAAACCAGTGAGCATCAAGAATGACTCTGATGACTGTCATTCAGAAAACTTGCCAAATTTAACTAAGACTCCTGAAATCAGCACACCAGAGTCACATAAGATGAAACATTTtcagagttttgaagttgaagagAACTTAGAGCGAACTCCAGAAGCTGCAAGCAAGAGCCCTTCTTCGGTTCTGAATCCTCCATCCTCTTTGAAGAGGACGATTAGAGATTATTTTATGCACAGTCAATCAGATTAA